From Gemmatimonadaceae bacterium, a single genomic window includes:
- a CDS encoding SusD/RagB family nutrient-binding outer membrane lipoprotein has product MTRRIARQLAVLALLALPAGCRNFLTGGELSTDPNRVVTATPLLLFESTQPKLWTEMGSDLDRNAVMFMRQMAGAQRQYQSIYQYSVDESTAGGFYASLYGVGALYDFRNIEQMASASGDSLLLGITQVEEAMMMGTGADVFGDIVYSKAFSGPNPALDPQMQVYDSLQALLSRAIVNLSATGPSNAGPGTVDMAYSGSATKWKKLAYTLKARYYMHTAEVRGTPAYQAALAATQNGMQVPSDDYMATYSGASGGQNLWYQFDIVQRSGYIAPDPYYVNFLTNTPDPVFGTPRNDPRVNLYFNADRSDLNNTWIGVQGNGNAPTEYVTAAENLLIGAEAAYKTGNPTMALSLLNQERATYQFPKALAPSGYVVPTYPAGTTGAPLLQAILDEKYIALFQNMEVWNDYKRNCYPNLPLAPGAIQNKIPARLFYDTSIRNTNTSIPAPSQQPIRNANDPANATDPFGNACIGQ; this is encoded by the coding sequence ATGACCAGACGGATTGCCAGGCAACTCGCGGTGCTCGCGCTGCTCGCGCTGCCCGCGGGATGCAGGAACTTCCTGACCGGTGGGGAGCTGAGTACCGACCCCAACCGCGTCGTCACCGCCACCCCGCTGCTGCTGTTCGAGTCCACGCAGCCCAAGCTGTGGACCGAGATGGGCAGCGACCTGGATCGCAACGCGGTGATGTTCATGCGCCAGATGGCGGGCGCACAGCGTCAGTACCAGAGCATCTACCAGTACAGCGTCGACGAGAGCACGGCGGGCGGCTTCTACGCCTCGCTGTACGGCGTGGGCGCCCTATACGACTTCCGCAACATCGAACAGATGGCGTCCGCCTCGGGCGACTCGCTGCTGCTCGGCATCACGCAGGTGGAAGAGGCGATGATGATGGGCACGGGCGCCGACGTCTTCGGCGATATCGTGTACAGCAAGGCCTTCTCGGGACCGAACCCGGCGCTCGATCCGCAGATGCAGGTGTACGACAGCCTGCAGGCGCTGCTGAGCCGCGCGATCGTCAACCTGAGCGCCACCGGACCCAGCAACGCCGGGCCGGGCACCGTCGACATGGCGTACAGCGGATCGGCCACCAAGTGGAAGAAGCTGGCCTACACGCTCAAGGCCCGGTACTACATGCACACCGCCGAAGTGCGCGGGACGCCGGCGTACCAGGCGGCCCTCGCGGCCACGCAGAACGGCATGCAGGTGCCGTCGGATGACTACATGGCCACGTACAGCGGCGCCTCCGGCGGGCAGAACCTCTGGTACCAGTTCGACATCGTCCAGCGGTCGGGCTACATCGCGCCGGATCCGTACTACGTGAACTTCCTCACGAATACGCCCGACCCGGTGTTCGGCACGCCCCGCAACGATCCGCGGGTCAATCTCTACTTCAACGCGGACCGCAGCGATCTGAACAACACGTGGATCGGCGTCCAGGGCAACGGCAACGCGCCCACCGAGTACGTGACGGCGGCGGAGAACCTGCTCATCGGCGCCGAGGCGGCGTACAAGACGGGCAATCCGACGATGGCGCTGTCGCTGCTCAACCAGGAACGCGCCACGTACCAGTTCCCCAAGGCGCTCGCGCCGTCGGGTTACGTGGTGCCCACCTATCCCGCCGGCACCACCGGCGCGCCGCTGCTCCAGGCGATCCTGGACGAGAAGTACATCGCCCTCTTCCAGAACATGGAAGTCTGGAACGATTACAAGCGGAACTGTTATCCCAACCTGCCGCTCGCGCCGGGCGCCATCCAGAACAAGATCCCGGCACGGCTGTTCTACGACACGAGCATCCGCAACACCAACACCAGCATTCCGGCGCCCAGCCAACAGCCGATCCGGAACGCCAACGATCCCGCGAACGCCACCGATCCGTTCGGCAACGCGTGTATCGGGCAGTAG